From Bifidobacterium longum subsp. longum JCM 1217, one genomic window encodes:
- a CDS encoding FtsX-like permease family protein — protein sequence MKRRNLDDSGGRGAGVSAVFAKDTLRCWLRSWKRFVSIAVITLLGVAVLTGIYAGCRDAFLAAGRFYDQQGLHDLQVLSTYGLTGDDAAALRRIDGVQTVQPERSQTVTTLVDGTKKTVTMQEIGTEGLDQPYIRQGKLPNKAGEVAVTQQFLNDSGLKIGGTITVTPQDTSSSVISVAATETDDSNNADTVGVAANASASDAKSAANTDADAEQSPQFPTKLTITGVVLDPRDLNNPDGYSGMTSFRSTSSEDYTFFAPSDGVTGNIYTAISVAVTGASDFDTFSDAYDEAVKTVADRIEHQIQTTRQKARRQQIVSSAQRKLDDAKDEANEQLDEAQKQIDDNWAELEANKTTLQDSRTELENNRTTITDGERQLADGRAQIASARQQIAQGRQQIAEARTQLESGKAQLTSARKQLDAAQTELTANRTKIEQGITQIDQGMAQIDQMLSMIQQADNLLAQLDPNIDLNSPTWQAIKQLLARLGITLPEVPSISDLRQQLTAKQTELQTQRDSLAQQKADLQRTLNETIAPAQSTLDQQNAQLTAKEQEAAAGEAQLNTKSAELEANAATLETQSAQLEAQAAQLASGKRQLEEGERQLEEGEQQLADGKAKLDDAQSALDAMRSEAESEFAKQQRRIDDVANARWYVQTRASIDGFSSLKSDVSSIESIGRAFPIVFLLVAVLMSLTTMTRMVEEDRGLIGTYLGLGYGGLAVSSRYLLFALLACLVGGGIGLLVGFLGIPAFLMVVIEGLYILPGVRLEYDWLYGSAGIVLFVVGVGVVTALACREEIRHTPAALMRPKAPKAGARILLERIRPVWSRLNFLGKVTARNIFRFKSRLIMTVGGVAGCTALIICGFAINDTVDTTGVKQYEQIYQYDLMVVANDDDAAAMRKQVAQDGRATETLNLRVDSGEMSNAAQESETVQLMTVPNNSLNKLNDMVTLEEAGDDGWFELPNIFGKAGGGTVALDDSGVIVAKSAANSLDIHAGDTVTLSNGGSGRAKVKVAAVTRNLIGSDVYISERLYDQKFAADGVTSSASGDGTASTLTWNAMLAKLKGSETEQAEYADRLGEESSVLKAVSCAHLAATFKFDLMGAVVALIVGLAGGLALVVLFTLANTNVSERIREMATLKVLGFYDREVHNYVNREMMILTGMGVVVGLPLGRWIGGLLTAALNMPSLYFEVEVHWHSYAIAVVATLAFALLVQLFTNPVLDRVDPVSSLKSVE from the coding sequence GTGAAACGGCGGAACCTCGACGATAGCGGCGGTCGAGGAGCGGGCGTTTCTGCGGTATTTGCCAAAGATACGTTGCGTTGCTGGCTGCGCAGCTGGAAGAGGTTCGTCTCGATCGCCGTCATTACGCTGCTTGGCGTGGCCGTGCTGACCGGCATCTACGCCGGATGCCGCGATGCTTTTCTGGCGGCCGGTCGTTTTTACGATCAGCAGGGACTGCATGACCTGCAGGTGCTATCCACATACGGCCTGACCGGTGATGATGCAGCGGCACTGCGCCGAATCGACGGTGTGCAAACCGTGCAGCCCGAACGTTCTCAGACGGTGACCACGTTGGTGGACGGCACCAAGAAAACCGTGACCATGCAGGAAATCGGTACCGAAGGGCTTGATCAGCCGTACATACGGCAGGGCAAACTGCCGAACAAGGCCGGCGAAGTGGCGGTTACGCAGCAATTCCTGAACGATAGCGGACTCAAGATTGGCGGCACCATTACTGTGACGCCACAAGACACCTCTTCATCCGTCATATCGGTAGCGGCCACGGAGACTGACGATTCCAATAATGCCGATACGGTAGGTGTCGCCGCCAATGCCTCGGCATCCGATGCGAAGTCCGCCGCCAATACGGACGCCGACGCCGAGCAATCCCCGCAGTTCCCCACGAAACTCACCATCACCGGCGTCGTACTCGACCCGCGCGACCTCAACAATCCAGACGGCTATTCGGGCATGACCTCCTTCCGGTCCACCTCATCCGAGGACTATACGTTCTTTGCACCCAGCGACGGCGTGACCGGCAATATATACACTGCGATATCGGTTGCCGTCACTGGTGCGTCCGATTTTGACACGTTTTCCGATGCCTACGATGAAGCCGTCAAAACCGTGGCCGACCGTATCGAACATCAGATACAGACCACACGCCAGAAAGCCCGTCGTCAACAGATCGTCTCCAGCGCGCAGCGCAAACTGGATGATGCCAAAGACGAGGCCAACGAGCAGCTGGACGAAGCCCAGAAGCAGATCGACGACAACTGGGCCGAGCTGGAAGCCAACAAAACGACATTGCAAGATAGCCGTACCGAATTGGAGAACAACAGGACAACCATTACCGATGGCGAACGGCAGCTCGCCGATGGACGTGCGCAGATTGCATCGGCCCGTCAACAGATCGCGCAAGGTCGCCAGCAGATAGCCGAAGCGCGCACCCAGCTCGAATCGGGCAAAGCGCAGCTCACCTCGGCTCGCAAACAGCTCGATGCGGCGCAAACGGAACTGACTGCCAATCGCACGAAAATCGAACAGGGCATTACCCAAATCGACCAAGGCATGGCGCAAATTGATCAGATGCTGTCCATGATTCAACAGGCCGACAATCTACTGGCGCAACTTGACCCGAATATCGACCTCAACTCACCCACATGGCAGGCCATCAAGCAACTGCTCGCGCGCCTTGGCATTACCCTGCCTGAAGTGCCGTCAATCAGCGATCTGCGGCAACAGCTGACCGCCAAGCAAACGGAACTGCAAACGCAGCGAGACAGTCTGGCCCAGCAGAAAGCCGATTTGCAGCGCACATTAAACGAAACCATTGCCCCCGCACAATCCACCTTGGACCAGCAGAACGCGCAACTGACCGCCAAGGAACAGGAAGCGGCTGCAGGAGAGGCACAGCTCAATACCAAATCCGCGGAACTCGAAGCGAATGCCGCAACCCTCGAAACCCAGTCGGCGCAACTTGAAGCGCAGGCCGCCCAACTGGCCAGCGGCAAGCGGCAGCTTGAAGAAGGCGAGCGGCAGCTGGAAGAAGGCGAACAACAGCTCGCGGACGGCAAGGCGAAACTGGATGATGCGCAGTCTGCACTCGATGCGATGCGAAGCGAAGCGGAAAGCGAATTCGCCAAGCAGCAACGGCGCATCGACGATGTGGCCAACGCACGTTGGTATGTGCAGACGCGCGCTTCGATCGACGGATTCAGCTCGCTCAAATCAGATGTCAGTTCCATCGAATCCATCGGCCGCGCATTCCCGATTGTGTTCCTGCTGGTCGCCGTGCTCATGAGCCTGACCACCATGACCCGCATGGTCGAGGAAGATCGCGGACTTATCGGCACCTACCTTGGACTCGGCTATGGCGGACTCGCCGTGTCCAGCCGGTATCTGCTGTTCGCGTTGCTCGCCTGCTTGGTCGGCGGCGGCATCGGTCTGCTGGTCGGATTCCTCGGCATCCCGGCATTCCTGATGGTGGTGATTGAGGGACTGTATATATTGCCCGGTGTGCGACTTGAATACGACTGGCTGTACGGCTCGGCCGGCATCGTGCTGTTCGTGGTCGGTGTGGGCGTGGTCACCGCGCTCGCCTGCCGCGAGGAGATACGGCACACGCCCGCCGCGCTGATGCGCCCGAAGGCGCCGAAGGCGGGCGCTCGCATATTGTTGGAGCGGATTCGCCCGGTATGGAGCCGGCTGAACTTCCTCGGCAAAGTCACTGCGCGCAATATCTTCCGATTCAAGTCGCGTTTGATTATGACCGTGGGCGGCGTGGCTGGTTGCACAGCGCTGATTATCTGCGGATTTGCGATTAACGACACCGTCGACACGACTGGCGTCAAGCAATATGAGCAGATCTACCAGTATGACTTGATGGTGGTGGCCAATGACGATGACGCCGCCGCGATGCGCAAGCAGGTGGCACAAGATGGCCGGGCCACCGAAACGCTGAATCTGCGCGTGGATAGCGGCGAGATGAGCAATGCGGCGCAGGAAAGCGAAACCGTGCAGCTGATGACGGTGCCCAACAATTCGTTGAACAAACTGAACGACATGGTCACGCTGGAAGAGGCCGGTGACGATGGGTGGTTCGAGCTGCCCAATATCTTCGGCAAAGCGGGTGGCGGCACTGTAGCGCTGGACGATAGTGGTGTGATTGTGGCGAAGTCCGCAGCCAATTCGTTGGATATTCATGCGGGCGACACCGTCACGTTGAGCAATGGCGGCAGCGGGCGGGCCAAGGTGAAGGTTGCGGCGGTGACGCGCAACCTCATCGGCTCTGATGTGTACATCAGTGAGCGACTGTACGACCAGAAGTTTGCGGCCGACGGTGTGACGTCTTCGGCTTCGGGAGATGGCACTGCCTCGACCTTGACGTGGAACGCGATGCTCGCCAAGCTGAAAGGTTCCGAGACCGAACAGGCCGAATATGCGGATCGGTTGGGCGAGGAATCGTCGGTGCTCAAGGCCGTGAGCTGTGCGCATCTGGCCGCCACGTTTAAGTTCGATTTGATGGGTGCCGTGGTGGCGCTGATTGTGGGGCTCGCCGGCGGCCTGGCGCTGGTGGTGCTGTTTACGTTGGCCAATACGAACGTGTCCGAACGCATCCGCGAGATGGCCACACTGAAGGTGCTGGGCTTCTATGACCGCGAGGTGCACAACTACGTGAACCGCGAGATGATGATATTGACCGGTATGGGTGTGGTGGTTGGTCTGCCGCTTGGCAGGTGGATAGGCGGATTACTGACTGCTGCGTTGAATATGCCGTCGCTGTATTTCGAAGTGGAAGTGCACTGGCACAGCTATGCGATTGCCGTGGTGGCGACGCTGGCGTTCGCGCTGCTGGTGCAGCTGTTCACCAACCCAGTGCTCGATCGCGTAGACCCGGTCAGCTCGCTCAAGTCCGTGGAATAG
- a CDS encoding amino acid permease has translation MADTNVNGGTQQATGKLKSVESLDQTNEMERGLSNRHVQFIAIGGTIGTGLFLGSGKSISLTGPSIIFVYILVGVIMFFLMRAIGEMMYRDPSQHTFINFITRYLGNGWGHFAGWTYWAALVLLGMTEITAVSTYFITFFDTFGIDLTHWKWLIELCFLVSLVSINLIAVKVFGEVEFWFSMIKITLICAMIATAVVMIVIGYHYPAVQIHGVDHVSPAGHAGFDNLFANFSFAPNGWMAFLMSFQMVFFAYEMIEFVGVTVSETKNPRKVLPKAINEIIVRVLIFYVGALVAIMCIVPWTSFKPNEDGSFASPFIMVFQYAGLNWASALVFFVVITAASSALNSLLYSAGRHLYQLSEVSPNPMLNKLGKVSDRKVPARAILVSAALILLSPIVNAIPGVSGAFVLFSSASSAVFLFIYILTLLAHRRYRRSADFIPDGFVMPAWKVLNTVAIVFFVFIYLTLFLADDTRNSAIAGLVWLVGFGGFSMLRERYRSRDLKAALEHKE, from the coding sequence ATGGCCGATACGAATGTGAATGGTGGTACACAGCAGGCTACGGGCAAACTCAAGTCTGTCGAAAGCCTGGACCAGACCAACGAGATGGAGCGTGGCCTGAGCAATCGCCACGTACAGTTCATCGCCATTGGCGGCACCATCGGCACCGGCCTGTTCCTGGGCTCGGGTAAGTCAATCTCGCTAACCGGCCCCTCGATCATCTTCGTGTACATTCTGGTCGGTGTCATCATGTTCTTCCTGATGCGCGCCATCGGCGAAATGATGTACCGTGACCCCAGCCAGCACACCTTCATCAATTTCATCACCCGTTACCTTGGCAACGGGTGGGGGCATTTCGCCGGCTGGACGTATTGGGCCGCGCTCGTGCTGCTGGGCATGACCGAGATCACGGCCGTCTCCACGTACTTCATCACCTTCTTCGACACGTTCGGCATCGACCTGACCCATTGGAAATGGCTGATCGAGCTGTGTTTCCTGGTGTCGCTGGTCTCCATCAACCTGATTGCCGTCAAGGTGTTCGGCGAGGTGGAATTCTGGTTCTCGATGATCAAGATCACGCTGATTTGCGCGATGATCGCCACCGCCGTGGTCATGATCGTGATCGGCTACCATTACCCAGCCGTGCAGATTCACGGCGTGGACCACGTGAGCCCGGCCGGCCACGCCGGATTCGACAACCTGTTCGCCAACTTCTCGTTCGCGCCGAACGGTTGGATGGCCTTCCTCATGAGCTTCCAGATGGTGTTCTTCGCCTACGAGATGATTGAATTCGTGGGCGTCACCGTCTCCGAGACCAAGAATCCGCGCAAGGTGCTGCCCAAGGCCATCAACGAGATTATCGTGCGCGTGCTCATCTTCTATGTGGGCGCACTGGTGGCCATCATGTGCATCGTGCCGTGGACCTCGTTCAAGCCGAACGAGGACGGCTCCTTTGCCTCCCCGTTCATTATGGTGTTCCAGTACGCCGGGCTGAATTGGGCGTCCGCGCTGGTGTTCTTCGTGGTGATCACCGCCGCATCTTCCGCGCTGAACTCGCTGCTGTACTCGGCTGGCCGCCACCTGTACCAGCTGTCCGAGGTGTCGCCGAACCCGATGCTGAACAAGCTCGGCAAGGTGTCCGATCGCAAGGTGCCGGCCCGCGCCATCCTGGTGTCCGCGGCGCTGATACTGCTGTCGCCGATCGTCAACGCCATCCCCGGTGTGTCCGGAGCGTTCGTGCTGTTCTCGTCCGCCAGCTCCGCGGTGTTCCTGTTCATCTACATCCTGACGCTGCTGGCGCATCGCAGGTACCGCCGTTCCGCTGATTTCATTCCGGACGGGTTCGTCATGCCCGCGTGGAAGGTGCTCAATACGGTGGCAATCGTGTTCTTCGTGTTCATCTACCTGACGTTGTTCCTTGCGGACGATACGCGCAATTCCGCGATTGCCGGCCTGGTGTGGCTTGTGGGCTTCGGTGGATTCTCTATGCTGCGCGAACGCTACCGTAGCCGCGATTTGAAGGCCGCACTGGAACACAAGGAGTGA
- a CDS encoding amino acid permease, translating into MSTADAPKKPRETDDVPVPATLRKSLKNRHIQLIALGGAIGTGLFYGSSESIALAGPSILLAYLVGGFAIFMIVRALSEMSVEDPKAGAFSYYATRYWSKRAGFISGWNYWFNYILVSMVELSVVGKFVNYWFPAIPTWVSAAVFLVIICAANLLGVSKFGEFEFWFAIIKIVAVIAMIVGGLAVIIFALPTASGIKASFANWFTLEGGFFPNGLMEQTKDGTWTGLLMALVVVMFSFGGTELIGITAGETEDPRRTIPRATNDIIWRILVFYIGALGVIMAVIPWNTIGGDDVPSPFVQIFDSVGIHAAAGILNFVCLTAVMSVYNSGLYANSRMLYSLAKQGNAPAYLGKLNAKGVPVAGVLTSAVITAIAVVVVFVWPEFAFNYLMSIATIAGIINWTMIMFTEMKFRKVVAAGGAPEDSELAGKSGKEALDAIHFKLPFAKVTPWVVLAFLALVVVLMCFSASYRVAVIAGVIWLAILFAAYQITQAKR; encoded by the coding sequence ATGAGTACTGCTGATGCGCCTAAGAAGCCGCGCGAAACCGACGACGTGCCGGTGCCGGCCACGCTGCGCAAGTCACTGAAGAACCGTCATATCCAGCTGATTGCACTGGGCGGCGCCATCGGAACCGGCCTGTTCTATGGTTCCAGCGAATCCATCGCGCTGGCCGGCCCCTCGATTCTGCTCGCCTACTTGGTTGGCGGCTTCGCAATCTTCATGATCGTGCGCGCGCTGAGCGAAATGTCCGTTGAGGATCCGAAGGCGGGCGCGTTCAGCTACTACGCCACTCGCTACTGGTCCAAGCGCGCCGGCTTCATCTCCGGTTGGAACTACTGGTTCAATTACATCCTCGTCTCGATGGTTGAGCTGTCCGTGGTGGGCAAATTCGTAAACTACTGGTTCCCGGCGATTCCGACATGGGTGTCGGCGGCCGTGTTCTTGGTGATTATCTGCGCCGCCAACCTGCTGGGCGTCTCCAAGTTCGGTGAGTTCGAGTTCTGGTTCGCCATTATCAAGATTGTGGCCGTGATCGCCATGATCGTCGGCGGCCTGGCCGTCATCATCTTCGCTCTGCCCACCGCATCCGGCATCAAAGCGAGCTTTGCCAACTGGTTCACCTTGGAAGGGGGCTTCTTCCCGAACGGTCTCATGGAGCAGACTAAGGACGGCACCTGGACCGGCCTGTTGATGGCGCTTGTCGTGGTGATGTTCAGCTTCGGCGGCACCGAGCTCATCGGCATCACCGCCGGCGAAACCGAGGACCCTCGTCGTACGATTCCCCGCGCCACCAATGACATTATCTGGCGAATTCTCGTGTTCTACATTGGCGCGCTCGGCGTAATCATGGCCGTAATACCGTGGAACACCATCGGCGGAGACGATGTTCCCAGCCCGTTCGTGCAAATCTTCGATTCCGTGGGCATCCACGCGGCCGCCGGCATCCTCAACTTCGTGTGCCTGACCGCTGTGATGAGCGTCTACAACTCCGGCCTGTACGCCAACTCCCGCATGCTGTATTCGCTGGCCAAACAAGGCAATGCACCCGCGTATCTGGGCAAGCTCAACGCTAAGGGCGTGCCGGTGGCCGGCGTGCTGACGTCCGCCGTGATCACCGCCATCGCCGTGGTCGTGGTGTTCGTGTGGCCTGAGTTCGCGTTCAACTATCTGATGTCGATTGCCACCATCGCCGGCATCATCAACTGGACGATGATCATGTTCACCGAAATGAAGTTCCGTAAGGTGGTCGCCGCGGGCGGCGCTCCCGAGGATTCCGAACTGGCAGGCAAGTCCGGCAAGGAAGCGCTCGACGCGATTCACTTCAAGCTGCCGTTCGCTAAGGTGACCCCGTGGGTGGTGTTGGCGTTCTTGGCACTGGTGGTGGTGCTCATGTGCTTCTCCGCCAGCTACCGCGTCGCCGTTATCGCCGGCGTGATCTGGCTCGCCATTCTCTTCGCCGCCTACCAGATCACTCAGGCGAAGCGATAA
- a CDS encoding TetR/AcrR family transcriptional regulator produces the protein MAKELTESRRTRYTRRAMQDALIELLRNQPLGSITVKALCERADVNRSTFYAHYASIEELLHDIEDETMAWVTTALEQLLAQPDSAGIEHVIERICQYIADNRKHLQVLMSPKADIGFQQQLLGLIYSQRGVGEQLQSSAGYPAEAQMRMRFAVSGSIGLLQYWLATDLAASPESVSHTIFTMCMPATQ, from the coding sequence ATGGCCAAAGAATTGACGGAAAGCCGCCGCACCCGCTACACGAGACGTGCCATGCAGGACGCGCTTATCGAGTTGCTGCGCAATCAGCCGCTCGGCTCCATCACCGTTAAAGCGTTGTGCGAGCGGGCCGATGTGAATCGTTCCACGTTTTACGCGCATTATGCGAGCATCGAGGAACTGCTGCACGACATTGAAGACGAAACCATGGCCTGGGTCACCACCGCACTCGAACAGCTACTCGCCCAGCCAGATTCTGCCGGCATCGAGCATGTTATTGAGCGCATCTGCCAGTACATTGCCGACAATCGCAAGCATCTGCAGGTATTGATGAGCCCGAAAGCGGATATCGGCTTCCAGCAGCAGCTGCTGGGATTGATTTACAGCCAGCGCGGCGTAGGCGAACAGTTGCAATCTTCGGCGGGTTACCCAGCCGAGGCGCAGATGCGTATGCGATTCGCCGTGTCCGGCAGCATTGGGCTTTTGCAATATTGGCTCGCCACCGATCTCGCGGCCTCTCCCGAATCGGTGTCCCACACCATCTTCACCATGTGTATGCCTGCCACGCAGTGA
- a CDS encoding RNA-binding domain-containing protein, producing the protein MTQDELMQVLQAGESSMVEFKRCSELPHTDTFETVCSFANRSGGSIYLGVDDDGQVLGVDSKRVSEIERNVVNVVSNRKMFEPAPMVETEHIEYDERIIVRIWVAPSSSVVRFKGAVFDRIADVDTHIESDIQISQMYIRKQNYYSERRIFRYVTPFDLRPELIARMRQLAVAQRAGHPWGTMSDEELFRSAKLYDRDYTTGEEGFNLAAVLLLGKDEVISSVCPAYITDAVVRRDNIDRYDDRLMVRTNLFDSYEQLREFTERNLPDRFVLKGDKRVSPRTMIARELVANSLMHREYSSPVVARVTIDNESIRTVNASRSFFEGRMKLGEFTPMPKNPIIANVFVQTGIAEQLGSGLRNLIRASRQYTEREPEFRDGDIFEATIPIVPALKTVDGSGFASVRSVVEKDAEEGARLIGGERVDGKKADATASGEIDSRAAMLSAMNRRLTEVDYVTVPELAKITELDNRTVRKFLNGLVAQGKLIAEGNTRGRRYRKG; encoded by the coding sequence ATGACGCAGGATGAACTTATGCAAGTGCTGCAGGCCGGTGAATCATCTATGGTCGAGTTCAAGCGCTGCAGCGAATTGCCTCATACGGATACTTTTGAGACTGTATGCTCATTCGCCAATCGTTCTGGTGGCAGCATTTATCTTGGCGTTGACGATGACGGTCAAGTGCTCGGCGTCGATTCTAAGCGCGTTAGTGAGATAGAGCGCAACGTTGTCAACGTAGTGTCTAATCGTAAGATGTTCGAACCGGCTCCAATGGTGGAAACGGAACATATCGAGTACGACGAACGGATTATTGTTCGTATTTGGGTAGCTCCGAGTTCTTCGGTTGTGCGGTTCAAGGGCGCAGTGTTTGATCGCATTGCTGATGTGGATACACACATCGAAAGCGATATCCAGATTAGTCAAATGTATATTCGCAAGCAGAACTACTATTCCGAACGGCGAATTTTCCGTTACGTGACTCCGTTTGATTTGCGTCCTGAGCTGATTGCGCGAATGCGGCAGCTGGCGGTCGCTCAGCGAGCTGGGCACCCTTGGGGAACCATGTCTGACGAAGAACTGTTCCGCAGCGCCAAGCTATACGATCGTGATTACACGACCGGCGAAGAGGGCTTTAATCTTGCTGCAGTGCTGCTCTTGGGCAAGGATGAAGTCATTTCCTCGGTTTGCCCAGCGTATATTACTGATGCCGTGGTTCGGCGAGACAATATTGACCGATACGATGACCGACTTATGGTGCGGACCAACTTGTTCGATTCGTACGAGCAACTCCGTGAATTTACTGAGCGGAATCTGCCTGACCGCTTTGTGTTAAAGGGCGATAAGCGAGTGAGCCCGCGTACGATGATCGCCCGTGAATTGGTGGCAAACAGCCTCATGCATCGGGAGTATTCCAGTCCGGTGGTGGCGCGTGTCACCATTGATAATGAATCCATCCGGACGGTTAATGCTTCGCGCTCATTCTTTGAAGGTCGAATGAAGCTGGGCGAGTTCACGCCAATGCCAAAGAATCCGATTATCGCTAATGTGTTTGTGCAGACCGGCATAGCCGAGCAGCTGGGTAGCGGACTGCGGAATCTGATAAGAGCGTCCCGGCAATATACTGAGCGAGAGCCTGAGTTCCGCGATGGTGACATATTCGAGGCGACGATTCCTATTGTTCCTGCGCTGAAGACCGTGGATGGTTCTGGTTTTGCTAGCGTGAGATCTGTAGTTGAGAAAGATGCCGAAGAGGGTGCGAGGCTCATTGGCGGGGAACGTGTGGATGGTAAGAAAGCAGATGCAACCGCATCGGGTGAAATTGATTCGCGGGCAGCGATGCTGTCGGCGATGAATCGACGCTTGACAGAGGTTGACTATGTGACTGTACCTGAACTCGCCAAGATAACAGAGCTCGATAACAGAACAGTCCGCAAATTCCTAAACGGTTTAGTTGCGCAAGGAAAGCTGATTGCTGAAGGCAACACGCGTGGTCGGCGTTATCGGAAGGGATAG
- a CDS encoding ABC transporter ATP-binding protein, translating into MAYIEFDHVVKEYPSGSSVIRALDEASFTAEQGELSVILGQSGAGKTTALNILGGMDTATTGRVVVGGRDITGLRKKGLVTYRRNDIGFVFQFYNLVPNLTALENVELASQICPDHFDPVETLYKVGLGERMGNFPAQLSGGEQQRVSIARAIAKKPKLLLCDEPTGALDYETGKEVLQLLQDICQTQGMTVMIITHNSALAPMAHKVIRFRSGKVTSEEVNATPRPIADIEW; encoded by the coding sequence ATGGCGTATATCGAATTCGACCATGTGGTCAAGGAATATCCTTCTGGTAGCAGTGTGATTCGCGCGCTCGACGAGGCCAGCTTTACCGCCGAACAAGGCGAATTAAGCGTGATTCTGGGACAGTCCGGTGCCGGCAAAACCACGGCATTGAACATTCTGGGCGGCATGGATACCGCCACAACCGGCCGCGTAGTGGTCGGCGGGCGCGATATTACGGGCCTGCGGAAAAAGGGACTGGTGACCTACCGGCGCAACGACATCGGCTTCGTTTTCCAGTTCTACAATCTTGTGCCGAACCTTACCGCGCTGGAAAACGTGGAGCTTGCCTCACAGATTTGCCCCGACCATTTCGACCCGGTGGAAACCTTGTACAAGGTCGGGTTGGGGGAGCGCATGGGGAACTTCCCAGCGCAACTGTCCGGCGGCGAACAACAGCGTGTATCCATCGCCCGCGCGATTGCCAAAAAGCCGAAGCTGCTGTTGTGCGATGAGCCGACCGGTGCGCTCGATTACGAGACCGGCAAGGAAGTGCTGCAGTTGCTGCAGGATATTTGCCAAACACAAGGCATGACCGTAATGATCATCACGCATAATTCCGCGCTTGCACCGATGGCTCACAAAGTGATTCGCTTCCGCTCCGGCAAGGTGACCAGCGAGGAGGTCAACGCAACGCCGCGGCCCATCGCCGATATCGAATGGTAG